The proteins below are encoded in one region of Corallococcus silvisoli:
- a CDS encoding TolB family protein has protein sequence MHRFMPKTSWSLSLMLAVSSVALACGGTEPEQKPEPKSDEALVMEELAARGLDPAGAAGGSHCTPGGTLFAPGEISLPERSEYRITFSADGQTAYYHVDTAEPPTQIIYVSHRVNGHFTPGVVASFSGTYADSDPFLAPDGRSLYFSSARPVNGVPREDTDLWVVRRTASGEWGEPEHLGPQVNSDRQELFASVTNDGTLYFASGTFDSDFDIYSAEPRGTGFAPAERLGVGVNSTDYWEYNSQISPDGRLLIFASLNREEGYGLGDLYASVKLGGRWLKAINLGPGVNTEKDEFHPTLSPDGKGIYFVRQTWDPYVPSDFYHVELRCLLP, from the coding sequence ATGCATCGCTTCATGCCGAAGACGTCGTGGTCCCTGAGCCTGATGCTCGCCGTATCGTCCGTGGCGCTGGCGTGCGGCGGGACCGAGCCGGAACAGAAGCCGGAGCCCAAGTCGGACGAAGCCCTGGTGATGGAGGAGCTGGCCGCCCGGGGCCTGGATCCCGCTGGAGCGGCGGGAGGTTCGCACTGCACGCCGGGCGGGACGCTCTTCGCGCCCGGGGAGATCTCCCTGCCGGAGCGCTCGGAGTACCGGATCACCTTCTCCGCGGATGGACAGACGGCGTACTACCACGTGGACACGGCGGAGCCCCCCACGCAGATCATCTACGTGTCGCACCGGGTGAACGGACACTTCACCCCGGGCGTGGTGGCGTCGTTCTCCGGCACGTACGCGGACTCGGACCCCTTCCTCGCTCCGGATGGCCGCTCGCTCTACTTCTCCTCCGCCCGTCCCGTGAATGGCGTGCCCCGCGAGGACACCGACCTCTGGGTCGTCCGCCGCACCGCGAGCGGAGAGTGGGGCGAGCCCGAGCACCTGGGCCCCCAAGTCAACTCGGACCGCCAGGAGCTCTTCGCGAGCGTGACGAATGACGGGACGCTCTACTTCGCCAGCGGCACCTTCGACTCGGACTTCGACATCTACAGCGCGGAGCCGCGCGGCACGGGCTTCGCTCCCGCGGAGCGGCTGGGCGTCGGGGTGAACAGCACGGACTACTGGGAGTACAACTCGCAGATCTCCCCGGATGGCCGGCTCCTCATCTTCGCCTCGCTCAACCGCGAGGAGGGCTACGGCCTGGGCGACCTGTACGCGAGCGTCAAGCTCGGCGGGCGGTGGCTCAAGGCCATCAACCTGGGGCCGGGGGTGAACACGGAGAAGGACGAGTTCCACCCCACGCTGAGCCCCGACGGAAAGGGCATCTACTTCGTGCGGCAGACCTGGGACCCGTACGTGCCGTCTGACTTCTACCACGTCGAGCTGCGCTGCCTGCTGCCCTGA
- the rnhA gene encoding ribonuclease HI, with the protein MSLPLVHIYCDGACSPNPGLGGWGAILIAPDRKAYRKELQGSEADSTNNRMELTAALVALKALKMPCRVQVFTDSKYVCNAFEAKWLDKWQSNGWRTSDKKAVSNADLWRELLEAVRVHEVSWHWVRGHSDDVENNRADSLAVAARLELAARLGR; encoded by the coding sequence ATGTCGCTCCCCCTCGTTCACATCTACTGCGATGGCGCCTGCTCGCCGAACCCCGGCCTGGGCGGCTGGGGCGCCATCCTCATCGCCCCCGACCGCAAGGCGTACCGCAAGGAGCTCCAGGGCTCGGAGGCGGACTCCACCAACAACCGGATGGAGCTGACCGCGGCGTTGGTGGCGCTGAAGGCCCTGAAGATGCCGTGCCGCGTCCAGGTGTTCACCGACTCGAAGTACGTCTGCAACGCCTTCGAGGCGAAGTGGCTGGACAAGTGGCAGAGCAACGGCTGGCGCACGTCGGACAAGAAGGCCGTGTCGAACGCGGACCTGTGGCGCGAGCTGCTGGAGGCGGTCCGCGTCCACGAGGTGTCCTGGCACTGGGTGCGCGGCCACTCGGACGACGTGGAGAACAACCGCGCGGACAGCCTGGCCGTGGCCGCACGGCTCGAGCTGGCGGCTCGGCTGGGGCGGTGA
- a CDS encoding toxin-antitoxin system YwqK family antitoxin — translation MMESRAADAFEALKSLLDANGKRHWIREGSPTVDAPHPLWAHLVPPALRAFVARCGYPSILAPGLQLAFVPLHLQPTIGLAEAGFDWHLYKALLQAAVRRANGAFFAGSDLSDVGGWCLRLDGEEPRVWEVEESLALSQKKPASFDDWCIARIEKVRRKALAAGTGAKKPRKQKASDPADELSLYAGSASHYPTAVTPDARWPNGKVKSEGAFKDDKPEGPFRFFFMTGAPLASGHFENGVRQGTWQYHLPPSHTEDASEKRLWGRGEVKDGLEEGLWTGTDEWSPVERARVFHAGVLQELSAPPTR, via the coding sequence ATGATGGAATCTCGTGCCGCGGACGCCTTTGAAGCGCTGAAGTCTCTTCTGGACGCGAACGGCAAGAGGCATTGGATCCGCGAAGGCTCGCCGACCGTCGACGCGCCGCACCCCCTCTGGGCGCACCTGGTGCCGCCCGCCCTGCGCGCGTTCGTCGCTCGGTGCGGGTATCCGTCGATCCTGGCCCCGGGACTTCAACTGGCCTTCGTCCCCCTGCACCTTCAGCCCACCATCGGGCTCGCGGAGGCCGGTTTCGACTGGCACCTCTACAAGGCGCTCCTCCAGGCGGCGGTCCGTCGCGCCAATGGCGCGTTCTTCGCGGGCTCCGACCTCTCCGACGTGGGCGGCTGGTGCTTGAGGCTCGACGGAGAGGAGCCGCGCGTCTGGGAGGTCGAAGAGAGTCTCGCGCTCTCCCAGAAGAAGCCGGCGAGCTTCGATGACTGGTGTATCGCCCGCATCGAGAAGGTCCGCCGCAAGGCCCTGGCGGCGGGAACCGGTGCGAAGAAGCCGAGGAAGCAGAAGGCCAGCGACCCCGCCGACGAGCTCTCCCTCTATGCCGGGTCCGCGTCCCACTACCCCACGGCGGTGACGCCGGACGCGAGATGGCCCAACGGAAAGGTGAAGTCGGAGGGAGCCTTCAAGGACGACAAGCCGGAGGGCCCCTTCCGCTTCTTCTTCATGACCGGAGCCCCCCTGGCTTCTGGCCACTTCGAGAACGGCGTGCGGCAGGGGACCTGGCAGTACCACCTCCCCCCGAGCCACACCGAGGATGCCTCGGAGAAGCGGCTCTGGGGCCGGGGGGAGGTCAAGGACGGTCTGGAGGAGGGCCTCTGGACCGGCACCGACGAGTGGAGCCCGGTGGAGCGGGCCCGGGTGTTCCACGCCGGTGTGCTTCAGGAACTCAGCGCCCCACCGACACGGTGA
- a CDS encoding sensor histidine kinase yields MVRAAWWKWWVAAFAYWTVQGLAAASEAHSVREVTWRHALLTEGISHVLWVPITLAILHFSLRYPLERRRWRSRVALHVAGALAVSLIRATLIYALDPWVGWYATPPAYGAVLKHALVYNPFIYLTLLGVAHAVYFAEQLRLRDTQLARAQLHVLKAQLHPHFLFNTLHSISALVHRDPGGSERMIARLSDLLRGTLDAAAREEVSLQEELRTLQLYLDIQGVRFTDRLRVRHEIEQDVLGAQVPHLVLQPLVENAIQHGIAPRSTPGTVTVVARRSGSELHLEVRDDGVGLRPGADTAPGGPGSGKGLWITRERLLQLYGANQRMELRGAPEGGACVTLAIPLRLESAA; encoded by the coding sequence ATGGTGCGTGCGGCATGGTGGAAGTGGTGGGTGGCGGCCTTCGCCTACTGGACGGTGCAGGGCCTGGCCGCCGCCAGCGAGGCCCACTCCGTCCGCGAGGTGACGTGGCGCCATGCCCTGCTCACCGAGGGCATCTCCCACGTGCTGTGGGTGCCCATCACCCTCGCCATCCTGCACTTCAGCCTGCGCTACCCGCTGGAGCGGCGACGCTGGCGCTCACGCGTCGCCCTGCACGTGGCGGGTGCACTCGCCGTCTCGCTCATCCGCGCCACGCTCATCTATGCGCTGGATCCGTGGGTCGGTTGGTATGCCACCCCGCCCGCGTACGGCGCGGTGCTCAAGCACGCGCTGGTCTACAACCCCTTCATCTACCTGACGCTCCTGGGAGTGGCGCATGCCGTCTACTTCGCCGAGCAGCTCCGGCTGAGGGACACCCAGCTCGCGCGCGCGCAGCTGCACGTCCTCAAGGCACAGCTCCATCCGCACTTCCTCTTCAACACGCTGCACTCCATCTCCGCCCTCGTGCACCGGGATCCAGGCGGCAGCGAACGGATGATCGCCCGCCTGAGCGACCTGCTGCGCGGCACGCTCGACGCGGCGGCCCGGGAGGAAGTGTCGCTTCAAGAAGAGCTGCGCACCCTCCAGCTCTACCTGGACATCCAGGGGGTGCGCTTCACCGACCGCCTTCGGGTGCGGCACGAGATCGAGCAGGACGTGCTCGGGGCGCAGGTACCCCACCTCGTGCTCCAACCCCTGGTGGAGAACGCCATCCAGCATGGCATCGCGCCGCGCTCGACCCCCGGCACGGTGACCGTCGTCGCCCGGCGCTCGGGCTCCGAGCTGCACCTGGAGGTGCGTGACGACGGCGTCGGGCTGCGGCCCGGCGCGGACACGGCCCCAGGTGGACCTGGGAGCGGCAAGGGGCTGTGGATCACCCGGGAGCGCCTGCTCCAGCTCTACGGCGCCAACCAGCGGATGGAGCTGCGAGGCGCACCGGAGGGAGGCGCCTGCGTGACGCTCGCCATCCCCTTGCGGCTGGAGTCCGCGGCGTGA
- a CDS encoding HEAT repeat domain-containing protein, with product MTLSARELLQLHEEAVEPDAPSFKLSYLLFFVRLEDFGADIEEALARMDPGDRARLLSRLRGCDRRRSLAGLSQRQRVVEALLESNQFRFPVPQHGVPQPPALMEWLFARWNSCDRQLLEAQGPSGRLLNVNVALALRERPEAWTHLVEWSRELTAEQLEDVEVWMVWRQSPDALAGLTGTSPSLRRWAVETLLLPLSDLLAHLGEDGLLRRLERVVRMESVACTVPCGLVKHPRAFRYAREVLCEWGEARRRVLYRLLCDFDVASSVRMELLDALWVRDRAVAVRWALAAERYPDNSLLVERILRYASANPLPADRPLFLAVLRGPHEERCEFALKGLLALGESGAGWCDKLLTLTHDSSPRVRLQAFAGLVQQGRREWLEPLRRLAHEEPDPWTRAEALGWLGTLDAEESRPLFLAVLADARARGAGEFPSLVFFPHVSPEVEEAIRALSRRGTEEDLFALLNASLSGCCSMGLDQQLEGHLTRYEGPPAKDVPEAV from the coding sequence ATGACGCTCTCCGCGCGGGAACTGCTCCAGCTCCATGAAGAGGCAGTCGAGCCCGACGCTCCCTCCTTCAAGCTGTCGTATCTCCTCTTCTTTGTGCGGCTCGAGGACTTCGGAGCGGACATCGAGGAGGCCCTCGCCCGGATGGACCCCGGTGACCGGGCCCGACTCCTCTCAAGGCTTCGCGGTTGCGACAGGCGCCGGTCCTTGGCGGGCCTCAGCCAACGCCAGCGCGTGGTCGAGGCCCTGCTCGAAAGCAACCAGTTCCGGTTCCCCGTCCCCCAGCATGGAGTCCCTCAACCCCCGGCGCTCATGGAGTGGCTGTTCGCGCGCTGGAACTCATGCGACCGCCAGCTCTTGGAGGCGCAGGGCCCATCGGGTCGCTTGCTCAACGTCAACGTGGCGCTTGCCCTGCGCGAGCGGCCCGAAGCATGGACGCACCTCGTGGAGTGGAGTCGAGAGCTGACGGCCGAGCAACTGGAGGATGTAGAGGTTTGGATGGTGTGGCGACAGTCCCCCGACGCGCTGGCAGGTCTCACCGGCACTTCTCCAAGCTTGCGTCGATGGGCCGTGGAAACGCTCCTGCTTCCCCTGTCGGACCTGCTTGCGCATCTTGGAGAGGACGGGCTGCTGCGCCGGCTCGAACGCGTCGTGCGGATGGAGAGCGTTGCCTGCACCGTGCCCTGCGGTCTCGTGAAGCATCCCCGGGCCTTCCGCTATGCGAGGGAGGTGTTGTGTGAATGGGGTGAGGCCCGGCGGCGGGTGCTGTACCGGCTGCTCTGTGACTTCGATGTGGCGTCGAGCGTCCGCATGGAGCTGCTCGATGCCCTGTGGGTGCGGGACCGCGCCGTCGCCGTCCGCTGGGCGCTCGCGGCGGAGCGATATCCAGACAACTCGCTGCTCGTGGAAAGGATCCTCCGGTATGCCTCGGCCAACCCGTTGCCCGCGGACCGTCCCCTGTTCCTGGCCGTGCTGCGAGGACCCCATGAAGAGCGATGTGAGTTTGCCCTCAAGGGGCTGCTCGCGCTCGGCGAGTCCGGAGCGGGCTGGTGTGACAAGCTCCTGACCCTGACTCACGACAGCAGCCCCAGGGTTCGCCTCCAGGCATTCGCGGGGCTCGTCCAGCAGGGCCGGCGGGAGTGGCTCGAGCCACTGCGTCGGCTCGCCCACGAAGAGCCCGACCCCTGGACCCGCGCCGAGGCGTTGGGGTGGCTCGGGACGTTGGACGCGGAAGAGAGCCGGCCGCTGTTCCTGGCGGTCCTCGCCGATGCTCGCGCCCGGGGGGCGGGTGAATTCCCGTCCCTTGTCTTTTTTCCCCACGTCTCGCCCGAAGTCGAGGAGGCCATCCGGGCACTCTCCCGGCGAGGCACGGAGGAGGACCTCTTCGCCCTGTTGAACGCGAGCCTGAGTGGGTGTTGCTCCATGGGCCTGGATCAACAGCTGGAGGGCCACCTGACCCGGTACGAAGGCCCCCCGGCGAAGGATGTCCCCGAGGCCGTGTGA
- a CDS encoding LytR/AlgR family response regulator transcription factor, which produces MSPPIRVLIVDDEPLARERLKDVLADEADMSVIGECRDGGEAIAAILRERPDLVLLDVEMPEPNGFGVLRAVSPEHQPAVIFVTAHRDFAVQAFEANALDYLLKPFDRERFRLSLTRVRARRRTGATELDSELLERLDSLSLRRSPPSEPYLTRLVTKVGWRMKFLRVEDIDYLEAEGNYVSVHLGKESYLVRETMNALEAKLDPKAFVRAHRSLILRIDRVEEVEPLPPGEYVLTLRNGTRLTSGRSYRARLQRVLDLPS; this is translated from the coding sequence GTGAGCCCCCCCATCCGCGTGCTCATCGTCGACGACGAACCGCTCGCCCGCGAACGCCTCAAGGATGTCCTGGCCGACGAAGCCGACATGTCCGTCATCGGCGAGTGCCGCGACGGCGGCGAGGCCATCGCGGCGATCCTCCGGGAGCGCCCGGACCTCGTCCTGCTGGATGTGGAGATGCCCGAGCCCAACGGCTTCGGCGTGCTCCGCGCGGTGTCCCCCGAGCACCAACCGGCGGTCATCTTCGTGACCGCCCACCGCGACTTCGCGGTCCAGGCGTTCGAGGCCAACGCGCTCGACTACCTGCTCAAGCCCTTCGACCGAGAGCGTTTCCGCCTCAGCCTCACGCGGGTGAGGGCGCGCCGCCGCACCGGCGCGACGGAGCTCGATTCGGAGCTCCTGGAGCGGCTGGACTCGCTGTCGCTCCGGCGGTCACCACCCTCCGAGCCCTACCTGACGCGGCTGGTGACCAAGGTGGGCTGGCGCATGAAGTTCCTGCGCGTCGAGGACATCGACTACCTGGAGGCCGAGGGCAACTATGTCTCCGTGCACCTGGGCAAGGAGTCCTACCTGGTCCGGGAGACGATGAACGCGCTGGAGGCGAAGCTGGACCCCAAGGCCTTCGTGCGCGCGCACCGCTCGCTCATCCTCCGGATCGACCGCGTCGAGGAGGTGGAGCCCCTGCCTCCCGGCGAATACGTCCTCACGCTGCGCAACGGCACCCGGTTGACGTCGGGCCGGAGCTACCGCGCACGGCTCCAGCGGGTGCTCGACCTGCCGTCCTGA
- a CDS encoding DUF4091 domain-containing protein: protein MGILSWLWAAAVAAHPTPPSIWAESAMVKVRPETPPRFQPELELTAARNEFASFQVVLHGGSAGLRSVSASPPGFEGRRARIHGEDVLLYREALLDITTPTPPGTAGRWPDGLVPDVDEVVGEKRLAFPFDVPAGESRALWVDVHVPAHAPPGRYSGGVRLKGAGFVASVTVHLQVVDAVLPSTSSLRSAFLLWPPHVCRAFTGDPLCPVETQVRLLKRFHRMALEHRITLASGFPRQVDQPTWDLPDYDTFASRWGPFLAGRAPNRLSGARMTAMQYLGPGNGASLAEFQSQAETRGWLSRAFDYVGDEPPYGTSWAEATARAGLTRTVAPRLRTLLTTTVTELENHGLLEDIDLDTVLVNFIDGTLPPYVGNQRPKYDDFLSRPGRELWLYQSCASHGCVPGEPPLPENTPGQGWPSYMVDRSAAKARGMQWLDFVEGARGELYYQTVGLLSTAWTTQFRFNGNGDGTLFYPGLPSIIGGTTEVPLPSLRMKLIRLGMQDYEWLKLVSDAGDPGYARAVARQLIPHAWAVPNDGAAFDRARQLLIRRYQQLRPECAGP from the coding sequence ATGGGCATCTTGTCCTGGCTGTGGGCCGCCGCCGTCGCGGCGCATCCGACCCCGCCCTCCATCTGGGCGGAGAGCGCGATGGTGAAGGTGCGCCCGGAGACCCCGCCCCGCTTCCAGCCTGAGCTGGAGCTGACGGCCGCGCGCAACGAGTTCGCCTCCTTCCAGGTGGTCCTGCACGGAGGCTCGGCGGGACTGCGGAGCGTGAGCGCGTCGCCGCCGGGCTTCGAGGGGAGGCGGGCGCGCATCCACGGAGAGGACGTCCTGCTCTACCGGGAGGCGCTGCTGGACATCACCACCCCCACCCCTCCTGGCACGGCCGGACGCTGGCCGGACGGGCTGGTGCCAGACGTGGACGAGGTGGTGGGGGAGAAGCGTCTGGCGTTTCCCTTCGATGTCCCAGCCGGTGAGTCCCGGGCCCTCTGGGTGGACGTGCACGTGCCGGCGCACGCTCCCCCGGGACGCTATTCCGGTGGGGTGCGCTTGAAGGGCGCGGGGTTCGTCGCGAGCGTGACGGTGCACCTCCAGGTGGTGGACGCGGTGCTGCCGAGCACGTCCTCCCTGCGCAGCGCCTTCCTGCTCTGGCCTCCGCATGTGTGCCGTGCCTTCACCGGGGATCCGCTGTGTCCCGTGGAGACCCAGGTCCGGCTGTTGAAGCGGTTCCATCGGATGGCGCTGGAGCACCGCATCACGCTGGCGAGCGGCTTTCCCCGGCAGGTGGATCAACCCACCTGGGACCTGCCGGACTACGACACCTTCGCGTCGCGCTGGGGGCCCTTCCTCGCGGGCCGTGCTCCCAACCGGCTGTCCGGCGCCCGCATGACGGCCATGCAGTACCTGGGGCCGGGCAACGGCGCGTCGCTCGCGGAGTTCCAATCCCAGGCGGAGACCCGTGGGTGGCTCTCGCGCGCCTTCGACTACGTGGGGGACGAGCCGCCCTATGGCACCTCTTGGGCGGAGGCGACCGCCCGCGCGGGCCTGACCCGCACCGTGGCGCCGCGCCTGCGCACGCTGCTCACCACCACCGTCACGGAGCTGGAGAACCACGGGCTCCTGGAGGACATCGACCTGGACACCGTGCTGGTGAACTTCATCGACGGGACGCTGCCCCCCTACGTGGGCAACCAGCGCCCGAAGTACGACGACTTCCTCTCACGCCCCGGTCGTGAGCTGTGGCTGTACCAGAGCTGCGCGAGCCACGGTTGCGTCCCCGGCGAGCCCCCTCTCCCGGAGAACACGCCGGGGCAGGGCTGGCCCTCGTACATGGTGGACCGCTCCGCGGCGAAGGCGCGAGGCATGCAATGGCTGGACTTCGTCGAGGGCGCGCGCGGCGAGCTGTACTACCAGACGGTGGGGCTGCTCTCGACGGCGTGGACGACCCAGTTCCGCTTCAATGGCAACGGCGATGGCACGCTCTTCTACCCGGGGCTCCCGTCCATCATCGGCGGCACCACGGAGGTGCCCCTGCCCTCCCTGCGGATGAAGCTCATCCGGCTGGGCATGCAGGACTACGAATGGCTGAAGCTGGTGAGCGACGCGGGAGACCCGGGCTACGCGCGCGCCGTGGCCCGGCAGCTCATCCCGCATGCCTGGGCCGTTCCGAATGACGGCGCGGCGTTCGACAGGGCCCGGCAGCTGCTCATCCGGCGCTACCAGCAGCTGCGGCCGGAGTGCGCCGGGCCCTGA